The genomic DNA ACCGCCGTCATCGCATGGATTCCGCTGCGGCTGGCAATCCGCGGAATATCCGCCATCGTGCCACGCACCGTCAAACCATCGGCGCAACAAATGGCGCCGGCAAAGGCCCCAGCAACAATCGTCTTGGGGACAAAAAACACGAAGTCCAATACGTTGACTTCATACAACAGCTTCTCCAAAAAGTTGGCCCACGGAATGTGAATCACGCCCACCAACCAACCGATCATGTAGCCCGTGACCAACATCGTCGTGGCGACGACAATGGCCAGACAAAACACGCTTAGCGTGACACTTAAAACGCGTGGCATGATCAGCGTCGTCATCGGATCGATGCCCTGGGATTCAAGCACTTCCAATTCGCCGCTGACCAGCATCGTCGCCAGTTCGGTCGAGATCGCGATCCCGCTGCGACCGATCACGACCAGGCTGGCGATCAAGGGGGCGATCTCATGGATCACCGCTTTCCACAGCACCGGCGTGATCCCTTCGGTCGTTGCTCCCACAGCGTCCAACCACATCGCGGTCTGCACGATCACTAACACACCCACCGCGGCGGAAATTCGCATCGCCACCAACAGACCATCCACCGCCGTGAACAACAGCTGGCGCGCGAACACCAAACGGGTAAACGGCGTCCACGATCGAGGGCTCGCAGCGATGAAAAAGACGGCCCAAATCAACGCCAACAGACTGATCACCACCTTCAGCGTTTCGATAAATCGCTTTCCAATCAACTCCGTTGTCCGGGCGAACCGCCGGCCAAGCTGCCATTGATTTGGAGGGGTTAGGTATCGGCTGGCTGGCACGAGACAGATCTCACCGGAGGCACGCAACGTCACTAACGTCGCCAATCCATCAGAATGAATTGACACGACACTCGGCCGACACACGATTGTTTCCGCCATCAACCGCCCGCAGCTTGTCCATCCCATCGGCATCTGGCATGCGTGCAAACACCTAAAACCGCCGAACCCCGAGGGCCCATCCGGAGGGAACCGTAACATGCCACCGCATCGTAACTGCTTCAATTTGCTTGCAATTAAATAGGCAAACTGTAGGGCGGCCCCCTCTCGAGAGGTATCCACTCAGAATCTCGTTTGCTAGCTTTTCTACCCGGGCGTCCACGTGCGATCACAAGTTATCAGATTATCCCAATAATGATCCAACTGTCGAACCGAAGTCTCAGGACTCAATACACTGACCGTGTCGCCGCCACCGTCCAAGACAATCCCCAATCGATGCAGTCGCTTCATCGCCGAGAACGGATCAAATCGAATTTCGATTGCCAGCAGCTCCTTCAACAGTAACTCAATCCGCTGGCACATCGCCGCTTCGGAAAGCGGTTCGTTGGCGGTCGCAAGCACAAAGTAGACGACGATCGATTCCAGCAGATCTTGTTGCCGCGCCTCTTGCAACAGGCGGTAGATGACCCCGGCGTTGCTGTCGAGCTTCTGATAGTAGAGGCTGCGGGTCATGCTCAGCAGGTATTTGTCTTTGGTGTGAAAGTAGGAGACGACACTGCGAACGGCGTATCCAACGATCCCGATGATCAACACCGCCACCCCCATCACCGCTGCGAGACCGGTCGCCGCGATCACGACCGCACCGCGGAGGATCTTGAACAACGTGACCCCAATCCCGCCCAGGGTTGGCGCGAAGATCTTGGTTCGATCAAGCCAGCTGAAACGGATGCTTGAACCGGGCAGCAACATATCGACATCGGCCTGTGGGATGTTTTTGAACATCGATAGATGCAAGCGGTCGCGATGGTATTGGCCTCCGGCGTGGGCACCGGCCAGTTTCGCATCGGGCTTGAGTTTGAAAACCGCAACCAACCGCTGGTAGATCGGCACTTCCATTTCGGTCATCTTCCAATACGACTTCCACAGCCGACGCGTCCGCATCCCCACGATGTCCCCTCGCGAATAGACGTCGATCGATTCGAAGATGTCGAAATTGATCTGCAACCGCACCCCCCACTCGCTGGAGGTTTGGATCGCGCCGCGGATTTGTTGCTGATTCAGTTGCGTGAAATTGGCCGCTCGCAAGAGATCGTGCAAGTAACCTCGCATGTGACGCAGCGATGCGTCACACTGGGCAGGAGTCGGTTCGGTCAACAGCTTCAGATCGCGGTCCGGATCGAGTACCGAGTAATGCGTTTCCAGCTGCTGATGCAAGTTTCGGTAGTCATGGTTCAGGATCGATGTCAGCGATTCGAATACGCGACGCAGATGCTCCGCCTTCGACGCCGCCAAAGGGTGGGAAAGCAGAACGTTTTTCAATTCCGTCGCGGTGATCGGAATGAAGGGCTCCGCTTTCCAATGCGGCGCATTTTCGGCAATATATTCTCCCGAACTACTCTCCTGAGCTATACGAACTCCATTGCGAGACCCCAAAGACATGTCAAATCGTTCCAATTCTGGCAGTGCCGGTTGGCCACATCCAATCCAAGCGGTTGCACTGGATATGGACGGGCTGATGTTTGATACCGAACCATTGTACTACCAAGTCGGGACCGAACTGCTGGCGCGTCGAGGATTTGAATTCACGATGCAGATTCAGCAAAAAATGATGGGGCGTCCTGCTCCGGAAGCGATCGCAGTATTGATCTCCGAGTTTCAGTTGTCCGATTCGCCAACCGACCTGCAGCAAGAGAGCGACGACCTGTACAGCGGCCTTTTGGCCGGCGGGCTGGTCGCGATGCCAGGCCTGTTTGAACTGCTGGAGCATTTGGAAAACGAAGCGATCCCGTATGCCGTGGCGACCAGCAGCAAGCGACACTTCGCTGAACAGATGCTGTCGTCGTTCGACCTGATCCCGCGGTTGCAATTCTTACTAACGGGCGACGATGTCTCGCAAGGCAAGCCACATCCGGAGATGTATCTCTCCGCCGCCGATCGCTTTCAGATCCAACCAGAAAACATGTTGGTCTTGGAGGACAGTGAGAACGGTTGCCTATCTGCAGCCGATTCGGGTGCCTGCGCGATCGCGGTTCCTGGCGAACACACCGCGGGGCACCGCTACGATCGAGCCTTCATGAGCATCGATTCATTGGCCGACCAGCGGCTCATCCAACTATTAGCGAGATAGTTGCCGATCACTCTTCCAAGCGGACCACCATACGCACCAATTCAGCAATCGAAGTGGTTTCGGTCTTTACGAACAACTTGTGACGCCGCGCTTCGACCGTCCGCTGACTGACGTCCAAACGCGAGGCGATCACCTTGTTGGGGAAGCCTTCGAGCACCAGACGCAGGACATCGCGTTCTCCGTCCGAAAGCGAATCCAACCGTTCGCGCTGCCGCAAGGCTTCAATCGATTGCGGCCGTTGCGTGCGATCGATTTCCACCGCATGGGTGATCGCGTCAACAAGATCGGCCAGCGGTTGATCCGCGGACAAAACCTCGACCGCACCGCAATGCACGGCGCGGGCAATGATCGGTGCCACGGTCTCCACCACGACCAATACCATCTGCGATGGGACGCTCTGGCTTCGCAGACGGCGAATCAAATCCAGCGACTCGCGGCCATCGGACCAATTGTAGATCACCACACAACCATACTGATCGATCGCTGGTGGCAGCAACAACGATTCGGAATCTTCATAACAAACCATGCCACAGTCTCGATCCTGGAGCTCTACTCGCAGACGTTGTGCGAATTCGACTGGCATGGAAAGACAATCGACTACGGGTTTGTTTGGACTCGGTTGTTGATGCACCATGAAGCCTTGGGGAGGCGATTGAACGGGGGGGCGATGTTAAACTTTCTTCGGATCAAACATAGCAATCAGTGTTGCAGAAATTCCAGGTTTGCCGGATGCCGCAATCAACAAATTGAATGTGCGTCGAGAAAGGGAATGAATTGGAGCGAGTGCGGATATTGTAATCCAGTTCCTCCATTCTAGCACCGTCGTCCAACCGGCCCGAGACGGCTTGACGGAGCCATTCAAATCAGCCTTCGTCACCGCTGCCAGACGGCTCACGACGCCCCGCGCAACGATTCCAATAACGGCATCCGCAGCACTTGTTTAACCGCCACCGATGCGGCCAATAGGCCGACCGCAAAGACGATCCCCAGCATCACGATCGGCTCCACAATTCCTAGCTTTGCTTGGCCGATCAGCATGTACGGAATCACCGCTGCGAAACTGGCCAACAGACCGCACCCAATCCCGGCGATCAACAGCGCGCTGTTCTCCAAAACGACCATCCCAGCCAGCCGCTTCCGGCTGAAACCGGTCGCCCGCATCACGGCCAGTTCGCCACGACGTTCAAGCACGCTGCGCAACTGTACCGTTGCTAAACCGAACGTCCCCAGCAACAACCCCAACGCGCCGAGACCTTGAAAAGTGCGAAGATAGGTGTTCTGCACAGCCAACAGTCGAGCCAACACGTCGCGGCTGTCAGCGACATCCATCCCCGAATCGCTCAGCCGGTTCTCCAAGATTTCGGCCAGCTGATCGGCGTCGATTCCGTCGGCCTTCATCAAGTAATATTGATACCCCGAGATCTCGGGAAACGCGTCCTCAAAATTCGCTTCACCGATCAACAGCGAGCCCTGTAAAACCGAACCGCCGATCAAGCCGACGACTTGAAAATATTGCGGCTTTCCGACGACGTATTCAAACGACTTCACTTCTCCCACGCCACCATACATTTGCAACGCCCACATCGCTGTATTTTGGTCCAAGACCATCGGAATCGGATCTTCCGCCGTGCCGGTGGCCTCCGCCTCCAAACGCTCCCAAGGATTGTCGCTGCCAGCCCCCACCCAACCAAATCTTGGCATCACTTTGGGGTCGTTAAATCGACTTATAAAGTTAGCTGGTACACCTAGGACCTGCGGCTGCGATGCTTGGTACAGATTGTTGCAACTGGCATCCTG from Rosistilla carotiformis includes the following:
- a CDS encoding response regulator transcription factor, whose protein sequence is MVCYEDSESLLLPPAIDQYGCVVIYNWSDGRESLDLIRRLRSQSVPSQMVLVVVETVAPIIARAVHCGAVEVLSADQPLADLVDAITHAVEIDRTQRPQSIEALRQRERLDSLSDGERDVLRLVLEGFPNKVIASRLDVSQRTVEARRHKLFVKTETTSIAELVRMVVRLEE
- a CDS encoding HAD family hydrolase; its protein translation is MSNRSNSGSAGWPHPIQAVALDMDGLMFDTEPLYYQVGTELLARRGFEFTMQIQQKMMGRPAPEAIAVLISEFQLSDSPTDLQQESDDLYSGLLAGGLVAMPGLFELLEHLENEAIPYAVATSSKRHFAEQMLSSFDLIPRLQFLLTGDDVSQGKPHPEMYLSAADRFQIQPENMLVLEDSENGCLSAADSGACAIAVPGEHTAGHRYDRAFMSIDSLADQRLIQLLAR
- a CDS encoding TMEM143 family protein, with product MSLGSRNGVRIAQESSSGEYIAENAPHWKAEPFIPITATELKNVLLSHPLAASKAEHLRRVFESLTSILNHDYRNLHQQLETHYSVLDPDRDLKLLTEPTPAQCDASLRHMRGYLHDLLRAANFTQLNQQQIRGAIQTSSEWGVRLQINFDIFESIDVYSRGDIVGMRTRRLWKSYWKMTEMEVPIYQRLVAVFKLKPDAKLAGAHAGGQYHRDRLHLSMFKNIPQADVDMLLPGSSIRFSWLDRTKIFAPTLGGIGVTLFKILRGAVVIAATGLAAVMGVAVLIIGIVGYAVRSVVSYFHTKDKYLLSMTRSLYYQKLDSNAGVIYRLLQEARQQDLLESIVVYFVLATANEPLSEAAMCQRIELLLKELLAIEIRFDPFSAMKRLHRLGIVLDGGGDTVSVLSPETSVRQLDHYWDNLITCDRTWTPG
- a CDS encoding ABC transporter permease, whose protein sequence is MSIHSDGLATLVTLRASGEICLVPASRYLTPPNQWQLGRRFARTTELIGKRFIETLKVVISLLALIWAVFFIAASPRSWTPFTRLVFARQLLFTAVDGLLVAMRISAAVGVLVIVQTAMWLDAVGATTEGITPVLWKAVIHEIAPLIASLVVIGRSGIAISTELATMLVSGELEVLESQGIDPMTTLIMPRVLSVTLSVFCLAIVVATTMLVTGYMIGWLVGVIHIPWANFLEKLLYEVNVLDFVFFVPKTIVAGAFAGAICCADGLTVRGTMADIPRIASRSGIHAMTAVFGVSAIMSILIYGRILVFKIL